A single Cryomorphaceae bacterium DNA region contains:
- a CDS encoding alpha/beta fold hydrolase translates to MKLHSLIQGQGEPLVILHGLFGMLDNWKTLAGQFAEHFEVHLVDQRNHGRSPHSEEHSYTAMSEDLLEYFEDHGIERGHVMGHSMGGKTAMRFALDNPDRVDRLIVVDIGPQFYPIHHREILDALLSVDLDQVTSRREAQNQLAQGIPEPGVQQFLLKNLYWIEKERLAWRFNLHGLNDQIGNVGEALGNGEVYEGPTLFIAGGESDYINAGTFAHIQEHFTSAEVETVDGAGHWVHAQKPMELRDLVLGYLTRT, encoded by the coding sequence ATGAAACTGCACTCCCTCATTCAAGGCCAGGGCGAACCCTTGGTGATCCTGCACGGCCTTTTTGGCATGTTGGACAATTGGAAAACACTCGCCGGTCAATTCGCGGAGCATTTTGAAGTGCACCTTGTGGATCAGCGCAACCACGGCCGCTCCCCCCACAGTGAGGAGCACAGCTATACGGCCATGTCCGAAGATTTACTGGAGTATTTCGAAGATCACGGAATTGAGCGCGGTCACGTCATGGGGCACTCCATGGGCGGAAAAACGGCCATGCGCTTTGCTCTGGATAACCCCGACCGGGTGGATCGGCTCATCGTCGTGGACATTGGTCCTCAGTTCTACCCCATTCACCACCGTGAAATTCTAGACGCCTTGTTGAGTGTGGACTTGGATCAGGTGACATCGCGCCGTGAGGCGCAAAACCAATTGGCGCAAGGCATTCCCGAACCGGGTGTTCAGCAGTTCTTGCTCAAGAATCTCTATTGGATTGAGAAGGAGCGTTTGGCGTGGCGGTTTAATTTGCACGGCCTGAACGACCAGATTGGAAACGTGGGTGAAGCGCTTGGAAACGGCGAGGTATACGAAGGACCAACGCTCTTTATTGCCGGCGGCGAAAGCGACTACATCAATGCGGGAACTTTTGCCCACATTCAAGAGCACTTTACTTCGGCTGAAGTGGAAACGGTGGACGGGGCGGGCCACTGGGTGCACGCCCAAAAGCCGATGGAATTGCGGGACTTGGTGTTGGGCTACCTCACGCGTACTTGA
- a CDS encoding pyridoxine 5'-phosphate synthase: protein MAHSTLLSVNINKVATLRNARGGKVPNLLQVALDAERFGAQGITVHPRPDERHIRYSDVRELKPELTTEFNVEGYPGPDFMELVFEVNPAQVTLVPDPPEALTSNAGWDTREKGDFLKGIITHLKARGIRTSIFLEPDPTLIESAVATGTDRIELYTEDYAVGFAAGQKEEAIAPYIATAEAANAAGLGINAGHDLDLKNLNYFATNIPGLLEVSIGHALISDALYYGLENTIQMYRLQLSEL from the coding sequence ATGGCTCATTCCACTCTTCTCAGCGTCAACATCAACAAGGTAGCCACCCTGCGAAATGCCCGTGGGGGAAAGGTCCCCAACTTACTTCAAGTCGCCCTTGACGCCGAGCGTTTTGGCGCCCAAGGCATCACCGTCCACCCTCGGCCCGATGAACGTCACATCCGCTACAGCGATGTCCGGGAACTCAAGCCCGAGTTGACCACGGAATTCAACGTCGAAGGCTATCCAGGCCCCGATTTTATGGAACTGGTCTTCGAAGTCAATCCAGCGCAAGTAACCCTCGTACCCGATCCGCCCGAGGCCCTGACCTCCAACGCCGGTTGGGACACCCGTGAGAAAGGCGACTTCCTCAAAGGAATCATCACTCACCTCAAGGCCCGAGGCATCCGAACCTCCATCTTTTTGGAGCCCGACCCCACCCTCATCGAATCGGCGGTGGCCACGGGAACAGACCGTATTGAATTGTACACCGAAGACTATGCCGTGGGCTTTGCCGCCGGACAAAAGGAAGAGGCCATTGCCCCTTATATCGCCACGGCGGAAGCGGCGAATGCCGCTGGACTAGGGATCAATGCCGGACACGATTTGGACTTGAAAAACCTCAACTACTTCGCCACGAATATCCCCGGTCTATTGGAAGTGTCCATCGGCCATGCCCTGATCAGCGATGCGCTGTATTATGGCTTGGAGAACACTATTCAAATGTATCGCCTCCAACTCTCCGAACTCTGA